The following are encoded together in the Neofelis nebulosa isolate mNeoNeb1 chromosome 9, mNeoNeb1.pri, whole genome shotgun sequence genome:
- the BHLHE23 gene encoding class E basic helix-loop-helix protein 23: MGLRRWERPRAPPSGRDSAADEEVWLARGHAAASSGDPSTVFPAAPLPRPACLAPQVTVFHVGPHLPHRPPFPKTQQTSSSLHPAVPAPAVGRRRRWSQAVTKSPLIGWPRSPSSRLRTLKRERSAWELQPAPPGPARGGEGWGRRRAGGSEEEGRGGRREEAPRRRGPGGRRGSGTDPPTAADSRTDARARSCTGRAAMAELKSLSGDAYLALSHGYAAATAGLAYGAARGPEAARGYGAPGPGGDLPAAPAPHAPAAAESSGEQSDDDDAFEQRRRRRRRGPGGAGDGRRRPREQRSLRLSINARERRRMHDLNDALDGLRAVIPYAHSPSVRKLSKIATLLLAKNYILMQAQALDEMRRLVAYLNQGQGLAGPVAAAPLTPFGQAAVYPFSAGAPLPCPDKCTTFSGTPSALCKHCNEKP; encoded by the exons atgGGGTTGCGCAGGTGGGAACGGCCTAGAGCACCCCCAAGTGGCAGGGACTCTGCCGCAG atgaggaagtgtGGCTTGCCCGAGGCCACGCAGCAGCGAGCTCTGGGGACCCCAGCACTGTGTTCcctgctgctcccctgccccggcctgcctgcctggccCCCCAGGTGACTGTGTTCCACGtgggcccccacctgccccaccggCCCCCCTTCCCCAAGACCCAACAA ACCTCCAGCTCCCTGCATCCCGCGGTCCCCGCCCCGGCCGTCGGTAGGCGCCGCCGGTGGAGCCAGGCGGTCACCAAGTCCCCTCTGATTGGATGGCCGCGAAGTCCCAGCAGCCGCCTCCGCACCTTAAAACGGGAGCGGAGCGCGTGGGAGCTCCAGCCCGCCCCGCCCGGCCCTGCACGCGGCggcgaggggtgggggaggaggagggcaggagggagcgaGGAGGAAGGACGAGGAGGACGGAGAGAGGAGGCGCCCAGGAGGCGGGGCCCGGGCGGCCGGAGAGGCTCCGGGACCGACCCACCGACCGCCGCCGACAGCCGGACCGACGCGCGAGCCCGGAGCTGCACCGGCCGCGCGGCCATGGCCGAGCTCAAGTCGCTGTCGGGGGACGCGTACCTGGCGCTGAGCCACGGCTACGCGGCGGCCACGGCCGGCCTGGCCTACGGGGCGGCGCGGGGGCCCGAGGCGGCCCGCGGCTACGGCGCGCCGGGCCCGGGCGGCGACCTCCCCGCGGCGCCCGCGCCCCACGCCCCGGCGGCGGCCGAGAGCAGCGGCGAGCAGAGCGACGACGACGACGCCTTcgagcagcggcggcggcggcggcggcgggggcccgGGGGCGCGGGGGACGGGCGGCGGCGGCCTCGGGAGCAGCGCTCGCTGCGGCTGAGCATCAACGCGCGCGAGCGGCGGCGGATGCACGACCTGAACGACGCGCTGGACGGGCTGCGCGCCGTCATCCCCTACGCGCACAGCCCGTCGGTGCGCAAGCTCTCCAAGATCGCCACGCTGCTGCTCGCCAAGAACTACATCCTCATGCAGGCGCAGGCCCTGGACGAGATGCGGCGCCTCGTGGCCTACCTCAACCAGGGCCAGGGCCTGGCGGGCCCCGTGGCCGCTGCGCCCCTGACGCCCTTCGGCCAGGCCGCTGTGTACCCCTTCT